The following are encoded in a window of Amycolatopsis solani genomic DNA:
- a CDS encoding ATP-binding cassette domain-containing protein — translation MTDVIRAEGISKSFGPVAALTDISLHVRRGEILGLIGDNGAGKSTLIKILTGYHQPDGGRLLFEGEPTTLKSVVHARSLGIETVFQDLAMVDDLPVYLNLHLNRELTHRPLPFLRRREMKRRAREALDSIGISIPSVTTEVGMLSGGQRQAIAVARSVYSNAKLLLLDEPLAAMGAKESAVILRLLRELKQRGDIAIILIAHNYGQVVDVCDRVNLLQHGEITFDRASADTSVAELLELVNAEYRLDGGPQPR, via the coding sequence ATGACCGACGTCATCCGCGCCGAGGGCATCAGCAAGAGCTTCGGCCCGGTCGCCGCGCTGACCGACATCTCCCTGCACGTGCGGCGCGGGGAGATCCTCGGGCTCATCGGCGACAACGGCGCGGGCAAGTCGACACTGATCAAGATCCTCACCGGCTACCACCAGCCCGACGGCGGCCGGCTGCTGTTCGAGGGCGAGCCGACCACGCTGAAGTCGGTGGTGCACGCGCGGTCCTTGGGCATCGAGACGGTGTTCCAGGACCTCGCGATGGTCGACGACCTGCCCGTCTACCTGAACCTGCACCTCAACCGCGAGCTGACGCACCGCCCGCTGCCGTTCCTGCGGCGGCGCGAGATGAAACGCCGCGCCCGCGAAGCGCTGGACTCCATCGGCATCTCGATCCCGTCGGTGACGACCGAGGTGGGCATGCTCTCCGGTGGCCAGCGGCAGGCGATCGCGGTGGCGCGGTCGGTGTATTCGAACGCGAAGCTGCTGCTGCTCGACGAGCCGCTCGCCGCGATGGGCGCCAAGGAGAGCGCGGTCATCCTGCGCCTGCTGCGGGAACTCAAGCAGCGCGGGGACATCGCGATCATCCTCATCGCCCACAACTACGGGCAGGTGGTGGACGTCTGCGACCGCGTGAACCTGCTGCAGCACGGGGAAATCACGTTCGACAGGGCGTCCGCGGACACCTCGGTCGCCGAGCTGCTCGAGCTGGTGAACGCGGAATACCGCCTCGACGGCGGGCCTCAGCCGAGGTAG
- a CDS encoding amidohydrolase family protein: MILDSHVHFWDPRRLRYPWLDDVTRLNRPFTPADFPGGHEVIVVEGGRTPAGAGAEIAWLRTETALRPWIRGIVAHADLGNPTAVPRYAGDPFVVGVRHNVQDEAPGFLEGRDFRAGVRLLGEVGLPFDACVRAHQLPELAALAEACPRTTIVLDHLGKPSPGGPGYRGWRQDLRRLARNPAVRCKLSGLATETAPGTAPSVVVDTLREALDVFGPDRCLYGSDWPVMTLATGYDAWLDLVRTALDGYPAEPVLHGNAEKIYLG, from the coding sequence ATGATCCTCGATTCCCACGTGCACTTCTGGGACCCGCGGCGGTTGCGCTACCCGTGGCTCGACGACGTCACCCGGCTGAACCGCCCGTTCACCCCGGCCGACTTCCCGGGCGGGCACGAGGTCATCGTCGTCGAGGGCGGGCGGACCCCGGCCGGTGCCGGCGCCGAGATCGCCTGGCTGCGAACCGAAACGGCGTTGCGCCCGTGGATCCGCGGGATCGTCGCCCACGCCGACCTCGGGAACCCCACGGCGGTGCCCCGGTACGCCGGTGACCCGTTCGTGGTGGGGGTGCGGCACAACGTGCAGGACGAAGCCCCGGGCTTCCTCGAGGGCCGGGACTTCCGCGCGGGGGTCCGCCTGCTGGGGGAGGTGGGGTTGCCGTTCGACGCCTGCGTCCGCGCGCACCAGCTGCCCGAACTGGCGGCGCTGGCCGAAGCCTGCCCGCGGACCACGATCGTCCTCGACCACCTCGGCAAGCCGTCGCCGGGCGGGCCCGGGTACCGCGGGTGGCGCCAGGACCTGCGCCGGCTCGCCCGGAACCCCGCCGTGCGGTGCAAGCTTTCGGGACTGGCCACGGAAACCGCCCCGGGCACGGCACCTTCGGTGGTGGTCGACACCCTGCGGGAAGCCCTGGACGTGTTCGGGCCCGACCGGTGCCTGTACGGCAGCGACTGGCCCGTCATGACGCTGGCCACCGGCTACGACGCCTGGCTGGACCTGGTCCGCACCGCCCTCGACGGCTACCCGGCCGAACCTGTTCTCCACGGCAACGCCGAGAAGATCTACCTCGGCTGA